From Triticum aestivum cultivar Chinese Spring chromosome 7B, IWGSC CS RefSeq v2.1, whole genome shotgun sequence:
ccaccgctcccTAGCCACTGCTCCCGCCGCTAGCCACCCGGCTCCAGCGGCCACCGCCCCGCGTcggcggccactccggccccgcCGCCCACCTCCAGCCATGTGCTCCCCCTCCCCTCCGGCCAAGGGCCGCTCGCGCTCCGACCGCTGGCTCGACTCGAGCCCCTCCTCTGCCGGGACTGCCGAATCAAGACCGACGTCCTACCTCGAGGCTCTCCGCAGCTCCCCTGCCTCCCCAACGGCGGCCGGCTCGcagccctcgccgccgcccgcgcgtcCTCCCCTGCACTCTGAGATCTGTCAGGTCACGGAGGCGGACGGCCCCGACGGCTGGCACCTTGCGCGTTGCCGCAGGCGCCCCCGCTCCCTCCGACCGCGGCGCCCTCGCCGGGGTCCTGCCGATGCGCCCCGTCGACCGCCGTCGTGGCTCCGGGAGGGGGAGTGCCCCAAGTGCTTCAGCACCAGCCACCCGCGCTCCGAGTGCCGCCGGGACATCCGTTGCGGGCGCTGCCGCTGCTACGGGCACAAGGTCCGCGAGTGCACCATGCCGCGCGCCGCCGCACCATCCTCCCCCTCGTCCCATGGCGCCTCGCCCCCTCCGCTCCGTCGCCGTGTTTCCCCTTCGGGGTCCGGCACCCCCCTCGCCCCCGAGTACTCCGCTCCATCCAGCTCACGCCCTGCTGCCGCGAGTCCTGGTGATCGTCCCGCGTCCTCCGGGTCGATTGTCGCAGGGTCGCCGGGCTCTGAGGGGCCTACACCCGCGTCCTCCGGGTCGCCGCCCGCCCCTGCTTCGCCGGCGACCTCCACTTCTGCCGCGTCCACCCCACTATCTGGCCACCCGGTGCGTCGCCCCGCTGGCGCCACCTGCTACCTCCCTCGGTCCGCGGAGCTTGTTGCGGCAGAGCGGGATCTCGAGCGCGCGCTGATCGCCACGGTCGCTGGGTGCCACTCTGGTGTATCCAGGGAGGCTGTCTTCGACGCGCTGCGCGCATGCTATGGCCTCGCTGCGCACGAGTTCTCCGTCCACACCCACGCCTCTGACGATTTCCTCATCAAGTtctcctccgccgcctcgcgcGCGCGTGTTGCCGCCGGCGGCCTCCGCACCGGCAACTTCCGCCTGATCTTCACTCCCTGGAGCCTCTCCCGTGATGCTGTTCCGGTGAAGGCGCGTTTCCTCGTCTCTGTTGAGATCAAGGGAATCCCCGACCATGCTTGGCATTGGGCTTCTGTCGAGTTCCTCCTCTCGCCATTCTGTCAGGTGGAGAATCTGGCACCGGAGACTAGGAACGCGTCTGACATGTCCGTCTTCCGCCTGACCGCCTGGACCACCAACCCGGATGGCATCCCGCGCACCTCGGAGCTCCTCGTGCCGGAGCACGACGCCGTCGAGGAGGATGCCGATCCTGCGACCGCGGAGCGCCTCTCGCTTGGTCTGATGCTTTTTCCCGTCGAGATCCATGTTCGGAGCTGCGTGGACTACCGCCGCCCCTCTCCGCTGCCCTCACCCTCGCCCGCCGACGGGGCCGGAGACTGCGACGCTCCCCCTGACTCACCCCCTGTTCCCGGTCCCTGGCCGCGCATTCATGAGTTTCCTGAGCGTCTCCCCGGCGCGTCTTCCCGCCGGACCTCAGGTAGCgctcctcgccggcgccggcgcaggcATGCTCCCCCTCCTTGTCACGACTGGCAAGGCATTCTGGGGCCGTACCCCGTGGCCACTGCAGCCGTGCCCCGGGTTCGAGCTACGCTCCGCCTCGGCGCCCCTTCGTCGCTGCCGGCCTCTCCGGCATGTGCTCCGGCGACATCTCGCGCACCCGCACCGGATCCCTCTGCCGCGCGGGACCCAGCTATGCCCAGCCCTGGTCAGCCTGCGCTTCTGGAAAGCGCCGCCGCCCAGGCTTTCGACGACGCTGCTGACGACAATACGACCGCTTTGACGGTCTTTTTCCAGCCGCAGTCGCCGACAGCCTGCCCAGGCCCACGATCCCATGACGCCAGCGATGATTCCCTCGCCAACGGCCCTGTTGTCGAGCGCGTTCTCCCGCTCCAGGACAACGGGCACGCATCCCCCCCGACCGGCGCCTGTCGCACCCCCCTGCCACGAGCGGCAGCATGCATGTTGACCCCCTGATGCCTGGGCCTGGGCCCGCCGCGCCCGCGCGCCCGATTCTCGCGCCTTTCGAGGAGGATCACATGCATGCCCGCTCCGATCCCGCAGCGGTGGAAGGCCCCATGCATGCCTGCACCGATCCCGCTGGTGTTTCGTTGGTAGACCCTGGCGGATCCGAGGCCCACGACCGCTTCACGCGCCACGCCTGGCACCTTCCTATTGGCGGAGGCCGTTCCGCCCATGCAGCTGCACCATGCAGGCTCCGCACCGCCTGGCCTCCACACTTTCGTCTGCGTGATGCAAACGCAGATCGACCGTGTTCTCCCTGCACCTGCGCCACGTCGACGTCGCAATGAGATGCCACCCAACTTCACTCCAAGGAGAAGCGGGCGAATTGCCAAGGCCGACCGTGGCTTGGACTCCGAGATGAAGGCCAAGCGCGTGCTTTTCCGGTGACTGGGCCTGCTCAAAGACGATGCCCCGATGGACGAAGCCACTCTCTCCAAGTATGCGGCTCTGTTCGACCGCCCGCTGGCTGATGACATCATCCAGGCCTTTGCCGACTTCTACGGTTGGCGCATTCCTACTGCGGAAAGCAGCTCCTCCCCGCAGCGCGCCGGAAGCCCCCGCCTCGTGGAGATCTGATCGGCCTTTTTTGTGCACCTGTGCCCAGCGCCCCCCCACCCCTTCCCATGGATGGAAACCTTAAGATCATTTTTTGGAATGTCCGAGGCCTAAACTCTCGTGCTAAACGTTCTGCAGTCCGTAGCGTTATTTCCTCCGCTGCCCCTTGCGTCGTTTGCCTCCAGGAAACGAAGCTTGCTCACATGTCGGACTCTCTGGTGCTGGAAACACTGGGCGCCCCCTTCCTAGACTTCTACTTCCTCCCCGCGGATGGCACTCGCGGAGGCATCCTGCTCGCTTGGCGCTGCGACATGATCTCACTCTCTAGGCCGACCATTGGCGACCATCACGTCTCTGCCCTCGTCTCACCACTTGTCGGGGATCAGCACTGGTGGCTCACGGGTGTCTACGGCCCGCAGAGAGATGAGGAGAAAATAGCCTTCCTTGGCGAGTTGCATGAGTTTCGCGACACTTGTGCCGGCCCTTGGCTCATTGAAGGAGATTTCAACATGATCACCTCCGCCGCAGATAAGAACAACAGCAGGCTCAACCACCGAACTATGAGTCGTTTTCGACGCTTTATCGCCGACCACGAGCTTCGTCCAATGAGCAGGATAACCCAACCCTCATCCACAATGATCGTGTGCTCAGCAGCTCAACCTGGGATGTTGCACAACCCCAATGCCTTCTGTGCTGTCTCTCCTCGGTGGCGTCTGATCACTCCCCTCTCTTcctggactgcacggcacacaacAACCAGGCCAAGCGCTTCCACTTTGAGCGGTTTTGGCCGAAGCTCAACGGCTACCTGGACGTGGTTGTTGATGCCTGGAACTCCACCCCGCTGCACCCCGACCCCTTCCGGCGCCTCTACGCTCGCCTCAAGAGCACCGCTCGGCGCTTGCGGAGCTGGGGCTCAAAATCCTTGGGAGGCATTTCTCTGCAGCTCACGGTCGCCCGCGAGCTTGTTGCTCGCCTCGACGAGGCACAGGACCGGCGCCCGCTCACGGCGCCGGAGGCATGGCTACGGCGTCGCCTGAAATGTGCCTACCTGGGCCTCGCCTCCCTCGACCGGACGATCTCCCGCCAGCACTCTAGATACTCATGGCTGCGAAATGGTGAAACCAACTCAGCCTTCCTCCGTATCCAGGCCTCTCGACGCCTCCACAAGAAGAGGATCCTTGAGCTCCAACACGATGGGCAGATCCTCCTCGACAACGAGGCCATGGCTGCTGCAGCATTCTCCCACTTCACACATCTGCTTCGTTCCACGGACGAGCGTGACTTCACCCTCAACCTGGATGTGCTTGGGATACCCACCTCGGACCTCTCCGGCCTTGATGTGCCATTCACCGAGGACGAAATCTGGAACGCAATCAAGCTGCTCCCCCATGGAAAGGCACCTGGCCCCGACGGTTTCACTGCCTAATTCTTATGCTCGGCCTGGTTCGTGATCAAAAAGGACATTTGCGAGGCATTTGACAAGCTCTATGCTCTCAACGGCCTTGGCTTTGGAAAGCTCAATGAGGCGCTCATCACCTTGTTACCCAAGAAGCCCGACACGTCCTCGCTCGCTGACTACCGGCCGATCAGCCTCATCCACCTCCTGGCGAAGCTTTTCGCCAAAGTGCTCTCCCTTCGCCTCGCTCCCAAGCTGCCCGAGCTTGTCTCTGTCAATCAGAGCGCTTTCATCACCGGAAGATGTATCCATGACAATTTTCTCCTGGTCCAACAGACCGCCAGGCACCTCCACAACCGCAAGCTCCTGCGTGTCCTACTCAAGCTCGATATTGCCCGTGCCTTCGATTCGGTTTCCTGGCCATTCCTCCTCCAAGTATTGCGCCATCGCGGATTCGGCCCACGTTGGCGGGAATGGATCTCCATCTTGCTCTACAGTGCGAGCACCCGCGTCCTCATCAATGGATCGCCCGGGCCACCAATCAGCCATGCCAAGGGGTTGCGAAAAGGTGACCCGGTGTCACCAATCCTATTCACCATTGTGATCGACGTGCTCAACTCCGTCATCCTTCGTGCGGTGCAAGCTGGAATTCTACACCGGCTCACTCCTAACCACATGGCCTCAAGTGTATCCCTCTACGCCGACGACGTGGTGGTTTTCTGTCACCCAGACCGGcacgacctcgccgtgctccgggaGCTGCTGTCCGTGTTTGGAGATGCCTCCGGCCTACGCACCAACTTCGACAAGTGCTCTGTAACCCGCATCCAATGCTCTCCTGCTGATGAGGTGGCTATAGGACTTGAGCTGCACTGCCTGGTCAAGCACTTCCCCATCACCTACCTGGGACTGCCGCTATCGGTCCGACGGATCCACTCCTCGCATCTCATGCCGTTGGTGGACAAGATGCGCAAGAAGCTGTCCACCTAGAGGGCGTCCTTGCACTCCCGTGGGGAGCGGCTCGCCCTGGTCCAGCATGTGCTTTGCGCCATGCCAAGACACCTGCTCGCGGCTATCACCCTCAACGCCCATGTGCTCAAATTGGTCAACCGCCTCAACCGTGAGTTCCTATGGCACGGCAGGAAGGATTCCGCCTTTGGTCACTGCGCGGTTAACTGGCGTCGCGTCTACACGCCGCTGCACCTCGATGGACTGGGCGTCCGCGACCTTTGACGCACCGGGCTCTCCCTCCGCACCCGCTGGCTCTGGCTCCAGGCCACGGACCGGACGCGCCCCTGGAGCCATCTACCCCTCCCTGTTGACCCTGAAGCGCTGGCCATCTTCCGTGCTTCCACCCAATGGGAACTTGGAGATGGGCGAACTTGCAAAATCTGGACCGATCATTGGATCCACGGCCAGTCCATCACCGAGATCGCACCGGCTATCTATGCTATCGTGCCCAAGCGGCGCCGCCAATGCCGACTCATGGCCGACGGACTCCAAGACCGGGCGTGGGTCCAGGACATCACTGGCGCCTGGGGCCCCCTGGCGACTGTCCAGTACATCGAGCTTTGGAGGCGTCTACTCCCGATTTCAACCTCAGTGCAGCCCGACATTCTTCGGTGGCGATGGACAGCGAATGGAACTTACTCTGCTAAAACCTGCTACGACGCTCTCTTCCTCGGCTCTACCTCATCCCCTCATGCCGAGCTCACCTGGAAGACATGGGCCCCCCCTGAGCGTCAAGTTCTTCATATGGTTGGCCCTGCAAGACCGATGCTGGACGAACAAGTGGCTGGCGTGACACGGGCTGCCTCATAATAGCACCTGCGCACTCTGCGATCAGGCCACTGGATCTATGCAGCACCTTTTGATTGGCTGCTCCTTCTCTCGCATGGTGTGGCATGAAGTGTTCTCCACGCTGCGGCTCACCAGCAGCATTCCCCTCGGCCACGAGCCCTTCTTCGACTGGTGGAAGGCATCCACGTCATCCGCCCCGCCTTCTCTTCGTAAGGGCACGGCCTCCCTAGTGATCATCATCGCCTGGACCCTCTGGAAGCACAGAAATGCCTGCACCTTCAACGGCATCCGCCCGTCAGTGACCGAGGCCTCTCGAGCTGCTCTGGCCGAGGCAGCAATGTGGGCCACGGCTGGCGCTAAAGGACTACGCTCCTTTATTTTCGAACCACCTTGATCGAACCCTTTCTCTGTAACTCCGTGTAGCCCCGACCACGAGTGTGTTGCTTGGTCATGCGCTTGTAAACTCCCCTActtatcaatgaaatgatacgctttatgcgtattcgagaaaaaaaaagtTTTGAGTGTGGGAGCGACATTGTTTTTGTTTCAGTAACTTTCTGGCATAAATGCTGTCGTGTACTACTCTACGTCCATGTTCCACAGTACAGGCCTTGCATCTAATGTTGCAGCGAGTGCTCTTGTTCGGTGATGCCGATGTTTTTGGTTAGTAAAGTGTTTGAAAAGCGTATTTTGGCAGTAATTTCCAATGCCTTTTCTGAGATGTATATATACTTCTCATAGGCACCATGATTGCATCTCCACTAATGGTCAAGCAAGAGGAAGAGCCTTCTCATAACAAGATTATCTGGAATGGTACTGCCTTTTCTACAGTAAACTGTGCGCTTTGTGTTTCTTGATGTGGCATGACTTAAGAATtaatgttttttttctgttttgaagGCACGTCGATGTTACTCTTGTCATTGTCCTTCACCTAGAAGGCTTTAGCACCTTATTATGGCACTCTTGCTGTTGTTGGCACTGTCCTGTAAGTGGTTTACATTCACCTAATATGGTGTTCTCCTGGTTTTTCATTATCACTAATTTTAGCTCATAACTAACTTGAAATCTTGATAGTAATTTTATGAGTCGGTGTGAGCACACAACACCCACAAACCAATTTCGGTAATCTCCGTAAGCCACCTAAGTGCGGTGTGAGCACCCCACTTTAATATCTGACCCGCCTAAAATATATAACCAATGTTTACTCCATCACACAATCCTTGTGCTCCAGCTTCTAATCTTCAAATCATACATCAAATGTAGATCATCTACGACTTGGGTGTTCCTTTAGTAGTTCTAATCATCTAGATGCCAATACCTACAGGAAGTTAAGCCAGGGATTAGAAATCTGAGTTCAGTCGCAGCCCATAGGGCCTGGGGGACGGGGAAAGTTTTCGACTGTACCTGATGTGTTGGCGCTATTTAAAGGCTCACACAATCATCATTCTGTTTAAATGGGTTCCCTGGTTCTTATCAAGGGCAGGTCCTAGAGCGATAATCACCTGTGGCATGGTCATTCCTCCAGAAACAATTATTTCTGTAGAGAGATAATAGTAGAAACTTAAGATTAGAAATTCAGGTGATATAGTAAGAGTGCTATTAAAAAGACCATCAAACTTAGCAACCGCAAAAAGGAGGCATTACCAAAATAAGCTTATGCTAGATTGAGATGTTACAAAAAAACAGCGAACAAGAGGATAAGATGATATCTGAGTGATTTCTGGTAGAGAACCTAACGACAACAACATATAGTATTCGCAAGTGTTCATAGGATTTAGCAGTTAAAGGAACCGCTCTAAAAGACATCAAATTACCAGACAAATGTGTAAAGGCCCCATAACCTTGAAGTATCTCTAGCTGGCCTTTTCAGGGCTTGCACAACAAATTTATGTACGAGAGACTGATTTAACCCACCTTATATATAGACTATAGGTTAATCCTGATAAGCTAACTATTAAGATAAGCCCAGCCAGGCTATATTAGACTTAATTCTTTGG
This genomic window contains:
- the LOC123161389 gene encoding uncharacterized protein, producing the protein MCSPSPPAKGRSRSDRWLDSSPSSAGTAESRPTSYLEALRSSPASPTAAGSQPSPPPARPPLHSEICQVTEADGPDGWHLARCRRRPRSLRPRRPRRGPADAPRRPPSWLREGECPKCFSTSHPRSECRRDIRCGRCRCYGHKVRECTMPRAAAPSSPSSHGASPPPLRRRVSPSGSGTPLAPEYSAPSSSRPAAASPGDRPASSGSIVAGSPGSEGPTPASSGSPPAPASPATSTSAASTPLSGHPVRRPAGATCYLPRSAELVAAERDLERALIATVAGCHSGVSREAVFDALRACYGLAAHEFSVHTHASDDFLIKFSSAASRARVAAGGLRTGNFRLIFTPWSLSRDAVPVKARFLVSVEIKGIPDHAWHWASVEFLLSPFCQVENLAPETRNASDMSVFRLTAWTTNPDGIPRTSELLVPEHDAVEEDADPATAERLSLGLMLFPVEIHVRSCVDYRRPSPLPSPSPADGAGDCDAPPDSPPVPGPWPRIHEFPERLPGASSRRTSGSAPRRRRRRHAPPPCHDWQGILGPYPVATAAVPRVRATLRLGAPSSLPASPACAPATSRAPAPDPSAARDPAMPSPGQPALLESAAAQAFDDAADDNTTALTVFFQPQSPTACPGPRSHDASDDSLANGPVVERVLPLQDNGHASPPTGACRTPLPRAAACMLTP